Proteins encoded by one window of Paenibacillus sp. DCT19:
- a CDS encoding TraX family protein, with protein sequence MMQWIAMITMLIDHIGAVFYPQVEELRIIGRIAFPIYAFAVYVGYKHTRNMKKYIMRLFWIAVISQIPFMAAFNHLSLNVVWTLLSGLLVVLALDRLPVRLLGIPIVIGAGWIMEITHMDYGMYGLLLVLLFRYFQGVILVVGHFLLTAAYIMLYSSSVQMYSVIATVGIAIAQYYGAGFRLQGPRWIWRYFYPAHLAIIALIRWL encoded by the coding sequence ATGATGCAGTGGATCGCCATGATAACGATGCTGATTGATCATATAGGTGCTGTTTTTTATCCACAAGTGGAGGAACTGCGAATCATTGGACGTATCGCGTTTCCAATCTATGCTTTTGCCGTTTACGTTGGCTATAAGCACACACGTAACATGAAGAAATATATTATGCGTTTATTCTGGATTGCGGTCATCTCACAGATTCCTTTTATGGCGGCATTTAACCACTTATCACTGAATGTCGTATGGACGTTATTGTCCGGACTGCTGGTAGTACTGGCGCTGGATCGTTTACCCGTGCGATTGTTAGGCATTCCGATTGTAATAGGTGCAGGATGGATTATGGAAATCACACATATGGATTATGGGATGTACGGGTTACTTCTCGTGCTGTTATTCCGGTACTTCCAAGGTGTGATCCTGGTTGTCGGGCATTTCCTATTAACGGCAGCCTATATTATGCTGTATAGCAGTTCTGTGCAGATGTATAGTGTTATTGCTACCGTAGGAATCGCCATTGCGCAATATTATGGTGCAGGCTTTCGCTTGCAGGGGCCGCGCTGGATATGGCGTTATTTTTATCCGGCTCATCTAGCGATCATTGCTCTCATTCGTTGGTTATAA
- the rpiA gene encoding ribose-5-phosphate isomerase RpiA: MNLKQIAAERAAEYIQDGMKVGLGTGSTAYFAICKLGERVRDGLQIKAVATSEASDKLAREWGIPIIPFDQIGRLDITIDGADEVDPEFNLIKGGGGALLREKIVAANSDQLIIVADGSKAVDKLGRFPLPVEVVPFASEWTFKALESMGCSPEWRMNGDERYLTDNGNLIADCRMEAIERAPELNIQLNMLPGVVDNGLFIDMANIVILAKEDGSIDELHRSK; encoded by the coding sequence ATGAATCTGAAACAAATTGCAGCAGAGCGGGCGGCTGAATACATCCAAGATGGAATGAAGGTGGGGCTAGGGACAGGCTCTACAGCTTACTTTGCGATTTGCAAGTTAGGTGAGCGTGTACGTGATGGCCTGCAAATTAAAGCTGTAGCTACGTCTGAAGCATCGGACAAGCTTGCTAGAGAATGGGGCATTCCGATCATTCCATTCGATCAAATTGGACGACTGGATATTACGATTGATGGAGCTGATGAGGTTGATCCGGAATTTAATCTCATTAAAGGGGGCGGCGGTGCTCTCTTGCGTGAGAAAATCGTTGCAGCGAATAGTGATCAACTTATTATTGTTGCCGATGGAAGTAAAGCCGTAGACAAGCTAGGTCGATTCCCATTGCCGGTAGAGGTTGTTCCTTTTGCTTCCGAGTGGACGTTCAAGGCGTTGGAAAGTATGGGCTGTTCTCCAGAGTGGCGCATGAATGGTGACGAGCGTTATCTGACAGACAATGGGAATCTGATTGCTGATTGTCGTATGGAAGCGATTGAGCGGGCTCCCGAATTAAACATTCAATTAAATATGCTTCCAGGTGTAGTGGACAACGGCTTATTTATTGATATGGCGAATATCGTCATATTGGCGAAGGAAGATGGAAGCATTGATGAACTCCATCGTTCCAAATAA
- a CDS encoding N-acetyltransferase yields the protein MPDQIRIAELADAEYVSELFNQYRMFYNRPSDLEGAIQYIKSRMQHNESIILVAEKIAESELLEPMNGKDNGIDQTLMGFVQLYPTFSSLSMRSNWTLNDLYVQPEYRQQGVARRLLQASRALAEERGVGALSLSTAVSNKQAQALYESEGYVLDTQFLYYDLDV from the coding sequence ATGCCAGATCAGATTAGAATTGCTGAGCTTGCTGATGCTGAATATGTGAGCGAGTTATTCAATCAATACCGTATGTTCTACAACCGACCTTCGGATCTCGAAGGAGCCATTCAATACATAAAGAGTCGAATGCAGCATAATGAATCAATTATTCTAGTAGCTGAAAAGATTGCGGAATCGGAATTACTTGAACCAATGAATGGTAAGGACAATGGAATAGACCAAACCCTGATGGGATTTGTGCAGTTGTATCCAACGTTCAGCTCACTATCTATGCGCTCAAACTGGACACTGAATGATCTGTATGTTCAGCCGGAATACCGCCAGCAAGGGGTTGCCCGCAGACTATTGCAGGCGTCTAGAGCGCTTGCTGAGGAAAGAGGTGTGGGTGCATTGTCTCTATCCACCGCGGTCAGTAATAAGCAGGCTCAGGCGTTGTATGAGTCAGAAGGTTATGTACTGGACACCCAATTCCTGTATTATGATCTTGATGTATAA
- a CDS encoding B12-binding domain-containing protein (Presence of a B(12) (cobalamin)-binding domain implies dependence on cobalamin itself, in one of its several forms, or in some unusual lineages, dependence on a cobalamin-like analog.), which yields MTHQEAGERLLQAAGELADKITEKQYLLQPDLIQRFGENGRIRTKQDSQYSLNYLAESVLVKSPNLFTHYISWLKTLLAGYNVSTEDLAVNLRLIRETLEEEFDNSSKNVVLEYLEMGVHQIHQRESVQGYVYDSLPYGKAAQTYLSALLNGKRKEAFHIVETELANGASIRDIYQYIFQPVQYEIGRLWQLSQITVAQEHFCTAATQACISLLYPRWLVEAAGGKKLVAACVGSEQHEIGLRMLTDVFEMEGWDTYYLGANVPNGSLVEAIQRHQGDVVAISVTMTFHLHLAKELIQMIRRNPATAHVKILVGGYPFNIDQELWRTIGADGYAQGADEAVAVAETLLKNGTITDHIEIMND from the coding sequence ATGACACATCAAGAGGCTGGTGAACGACTGTTACAGGCAGCGGGAGAACTAGCTGATAAAATTACAGAAAAGCAATACTTGCTGCAGCCGGATCTGATTCAACGTTTTGGTGAAAATGGGCGTATACGCACAAAACAGGATTCACAATATAGCTTAAATTATCTGGCAGAGAGTGTGCTCGTTAAAAGCCCCAATCTGTTTACCCATTACATCTCGTGGTTAAAAACGCTGTTAGCAGGATATAACGTCTCCACCGAGGATTTGGCTGTGAATCTGAGGCTGATTCGAGAAACGTTGGAGGAAGAGTTCGACAATTCGTCCAAGAATGTTGTCCTTGAATATTTGGAAATGGGTGTGCATCAGATTCATCAGCGCGAATCAGTACAGGGGTACGTTTACGATTCTCTCCCGTACGGTAAGGCTGCGCAGACCTATTTAAGTGCTTTACTTAATGGCAAGCGCAAAGAAGCTTTCCACATTGTTGAAACGGAGCTTGCGAACGGAGCAAGCATACGTGATATATATCAATATATTTTTCAACCAGTCCAGTATGAGATCGGACGATTGTGGCAATTAAGCCAGATCACTGTGGCTCAAGAACATTTCTGTACGGCTGCAACCCAAGCATGTATATCGTTACTCTATCCACGTTGGTTAGTTGAGGCAGCTGGTGGGAAGAAGTTAGTAGCTGCATGTGTAGGTAGTGAGCAGCACGAGATTGGCTTACGCATGCTTACTGATGTTTTTGAAATGGAAGGCTGGGATACGTATTATCTCGGAGCGAATGTTCCGAATGGTAGTTTAGTAGAGGCGATTCAGCGACACCAGGGTGACGTGGTTGCTATTTCAGTTACAATGACGTTTCATCTCCATCTTGCTAAAGAGTTAATTCAAATGATTCGTAGGAACCCTGCTACTGCACATGTGAAGATTTTGGTAGGAGGATATCCATTCAATATCGATCAAGAGCTGTGGAGAACGATTGGAGCCGACGGATATGCTCAAGGAGCAGATGAGGCTGTTGCGGTTGCAGAGACTCTACTAAAGAACGGGACGATTACGGATCATATAGAAATCATGAATGATTAA
- a CDS encoding amino acid adenylation domain-containing protein produces METELPVLQIPLDFGRRQQSFVYESTHIPLQPTLSRELAQKFGSSLTYPALLSAYAALLFRLSGEQELAIGTLAPEHAAANVILQIHGKITFRELIEQISEQIVNNNTTHPGAYPETIFMHNSVQLPQAPQILNWNIRDDRGQFILDSFYDASLLSEATIMRYAEYFETLLLAMIRNTDKSIGSVDILSASDRLLYREMNDTAVLEPEHQTIHGWFEAVAAEYPNSPAITSLSGKYTYRELNERSNQVARVLQSNGLQKGEFVSIFMERSLETIISILGILKAGGVYVPVDPEHPQERNSYIVEDTASSFVLTKDSSFTEASRLFSGITTVRQILSVDGRLAGFAASNPNVDVQPDDLAYIIYTSGSTGKPKGALVAHRGVTNLGSVVQRDCDIMPNDVLTQFATYSFDASVWDTIGALFYGAELYLLSAEERVSVEDFAAAIERTGTTIITILPTIFFNQLASYLSDEGFHKLAKVKIITVAGEALYGEQVRAFQRKFGNQIDIVNVYGPTECTVATTTHRISEQVPEHVVNMPIGKPIHNYKVYIVNEEQQLCPVGVPGEVYISTPALAKGYLNQPERTAQAFIENPFAMGEKIYKSGDIAKLLDTGLLEYVGRSDSQLKIRGHRIEIGEIEDHFARLEQIQDVAVIPKKESDGQNMLVGYFTSVDGSTLSVEEIKAQLAVKLPSYFVPKWICQLDEMPIAPTGKINRKAMVALPHEERHENRAERVLPATETETVILNAWKEILQHDDFGVEDSFFTIGGDSLRVIHVLVLLKPHYSLLKIADFFAEKTIRALARRVETLAQATEQSDSASSGTKVLITQLSEHPVELATQIGYPEILKPEHVLLTGATGYLGSHVLQQLILHSNTKIYTLVRRPSDGTTAMQRLSNVMQGYFGNELALQVQSRVEIIEGDLEQPNLGLSSEQKTYVQATIDRVIHCAADVRHFGDAAQFAKTNVEGTVALLDLIRSKPGASFHHVSTMGIPEDLALSGQWESSLEHDHFPADLHVENVYSDSKLEAEKVLMVAAEEGVPVSIYRAGNLTCHSETGRFQSNIDSNAFYRMIKAMLLLGKAPAADWLVDFTPIDYASEAIVHLALREDTAGRVFHICNPESIRYDELINSINRAGYEVETVPFAEYTQWLFDASISKDAEALQLAIAQLEGDGAKDSAYVYASPVTTAYVQPAGISCPRADDRFILKMIEHAVAIGYFPAAIKPTFGTSPTLE; encoded by the coding sequence ATGGAAACTGAATTGCCGGTACTTCAGATTCCGCTGGATTTTGGACGTCGTCAGCAATCATTCGTTTATGAATCAACTCATATTCCGTTACAGCCTACTTTGAGTCGTGAACTTGCGCAAAAATTTGGCTCATCATTGACGTACCCTGCTCTCTTATCCGCATACGCAGCCTTGTTATTCAGACTATCAGGTGAACAGGAGCTAGCCATTGGCACATTGGCTCCTGAACATGCGGCTGCTAACGTGATACTGCAAATTCATGGGAAAATAACCTTCCGGGAATTGATTGAGCAAATCTCAGAGCAAATTGTGAACAACAATACCACTCATCCTGGGGCATACCCTGAAACGATTTTCATGCACAACAGTGTGCAATTGCCTCAAGCTCCGCAAATTTTAAACTGGAACATCCGCGACGATCGCGGCCAGTTTATCCTTGATTCGTTCTATGATGCTTCCCTATTAAGTGAGGCAACCATCATGAGATATGCGGAGTATTTTGAGACACTTCTACTTGCGATGATCCGCAATACGGACAAGTCTATTGGCTCTGTTGATATTTTATCAGCCTCTGATCGACTGTTATATCGTGAGATGAACGATACCGCTGTTCTAGAGCCTGAACATCAAACGATCCATGGTTGGTTCGAAGCGGTTGCAGCCGAATATCCCAACTCACCTGCGATCACGTCACTTTCAGGGAAATATACGTATCGTGAATTGAATGAGCGTTCCAATCAAGTGGCTCGAGTTCTTCAATCAAACGGTTTACAAAAAGGGGAATTTGTCAGCATCTTCATGGAAAGAAGCCTGGAAACCATTATCTCCATTCTGGGTATTCTTAAAGCCGGAGGTGTCTACGTTCCCGTTGACCCTGAGCACCCACAAGAACGTAACAGCTACATCGTAGAAGATACAGCATCATCCTTTGTCCTAACAAAAGATTCTTCCTTTACCGAAGCTTCACGCCTATTCTCGGGCATCACAACAGTACGTCAAATTTTATCGGTAGATGGTCGCCTGGCCGGGTTTGCAGCAAGCAACCCTAATGTCGATGTTCAGCCGGATGACCTAGCGTATATCATCTACACCTCGGGCTCTACGGGCAAACCAAAAGGCGCTCTCGTGGCTCATCGCGGTGTAACGAATCTTGGTAGTGTCGTTCAGCGAGATTGTGATATTATGCCTAACGATGTGCTAACCCAGTTTGCTACATATAGCTTCGATGCTTCTGTCTGGGATACGATTGGTGCCCTGTTCTACGGTGCTGAGCTCTATCTTCTCTCTGCGGAAGAACGTGTATCCGTCGAAGATTTTGCTGCTGCAATTGAACGTACGGGCACAACGATTATTACAATTCTGCCTACGATCTTCTTCAACCAGCTTGCATCCTATCTGTCCGATGAAGGTTTCCATAAGCTGGCTAAAGTCAAAATAATTACTGTTGCGGGCGAAGCGCTATATGGTGAACAAGTCCGTGCATTCCAACGGAAATTCGGCAATCAGATCGATATCGTCAATGTATATGGCCCTACTGAATGTACAGTAGCAACGACGACACATCGGATCAGTGAGCAAGTTCCCGAGCATGTCGTTAATATGCCTATCGGTAAGCCAATTCATAACTACAAAGTCTACATCGTGAATGAAGAACAGCAACTCTGCCCGGTTGGAGTGCCTGGTGAGGTATATATCTCTACGCCAGCTCTTGCTAAGGGTTATCTGAATCAACCAGAACGTACAGCTCAAGCCTTTATCGAGAATCCATTTGCGATGGGTGAAAAAATCTATAAATCTGGCGATATTGCCAAATTGCTAGACACTGGACTACTAGAATATGTGGGACGTAGTGATTCTCAACTAAAAATCCGCGGTCATCGGATTGAAATTGGAGAAATCGAGGATCATTTTGCACGTTTAGAACAGATCCAGGATGTCGCTGTCATTCCTAAAAAAGAATCAGACGGACAAAATATGCTCGTCGGTTACTTTACCTCCGTCGATGGTAGCACATTGTCCGTTGAAGAGATCAAGGCACAGCTTGCCGTGAAGCTCCCTTCATACTTTGTGCCGAAATGGATCTGCCAATTAGATGAGATGCCTATTGCACCAACAGGGAAAATCAATCGTAAAGCGATGGTTGCACTCCCCCATGAAGAACGTCATGAGAATCGTGCGGAACGGGTACTGCCTGCAACAGAAACCGAAACAGTTATTCTGAACGCGTGGAAAGAGATCCTTCAGCATGACGACTTCGGTGTCGAAGATAGTTTCTTTACCATCGGCGGAGACTCTCTCCGGGTCATTCATGTGCTTGTGCTGCTGAAGCCTCACTATTCATTATTGAAGATTGCTGACTTCTTTGCAGAGAAAACGATCCGCGCATTGGCACGTCGAGTGGAGACATTAGCACAAGCTACAGAGCAATCTGACTCGGCTTCATCTGGGACGAAGGTTCTGATCACCCAACTGTCCGAGCATCCGGTTGAGCTTGCTACACAAATTGGGTATCCGGAAATACTCAAGCCAGAACATGTTCTCCTAACAGGTGCTACAGGTTACTTAGGCTCTCATGTGCTTCAACAATTAATCCTGCATTCTAATACGAAAATCTACACATTGGTTCGTCGTCCATCGGATGGAACAACAGCCATGCAACGATTAAGCAATGTGATGCAGGGATATTTCGGGAATGAACTGGCGCTGCAAGTGCAATCCCGCGTTGAGATCATTGAAGGAGATCTGGAGCAACCTAACCTTGGGTTGAGCAGTGAACAAAAGACTTATGTACAAGCCACAATTGATCGCGTCATTCACTGTGCTGCAGATGTACGGCACTTTGGGGACGCAGCTCAATTTGCGAAAACGAACGTAGAAGGAACAGTAGCGCTGTTGGATCTAATTCGCAGCAAGCCAGGTGCATCCTTCCATCATGTGTCCACGATGGGAATCCCGGAAGATCTGGCACTAAGTGGTCAGTGGGAATCTTCATTGGAGCATGATCATTTCCCAGCCGACTTGCATGTGGAGAACGTCTACTCCGACAGTAAACTAGAAGCTGAGAAAGTGCTTATGGTAGCAGCAGAGGAAGGTGTTCCAGTAAGTATCTATCGAGCAGGAAACCTGACATGCCATTCGGAAACAGGACGTTTCCAGTCCAACATTGATAGCAATGCCTTCTACCGCATGATTAAAGCGATGTTATTGCTTGGCAAAGCCCCTGCTGCCGATTGGCTGGTAGACTTTACCCCAATCGATTACGCAAGCGAAGCGATTGTTCATCTGGCATTACGCGAAGATACTGCTGGCCGTGTGTTCCACATCTGTAATCCGGAGTCGATCCGTTACGATGAATTGATCAATTCCATTAATCGTGCCGGTTATGAAGTCGAAACGGTTCCTTTTGCCGAATATACGCAGTGGTTGTTTGACGCTAGCATCAGTAAAGATGCTGAGGCACTTCAACTGGCTATCGCTCAGCTTGAAGGGGACGGTGCGAAGGATTCAGCTTACGTATATGCTTCTCCTGTTACAACGGCCTATGTGCAACCCGCAGGAATTTCCTGCCCTAGAGCCGATGATCGTTTTATTTTGAAAATGATTGAGCATGCAGTCGCGATTGGATATTTCCCTGCTGCAATCAAGCCAACATTCGGCACTTCTCCGACATTAGAGTAG
- a CDS encoding GNAT family N-acetyltransferase: MKENAIVEGDLALRCIEEADLLELYQLIYSEEVPEWKQWDAPYFPLEHERYTQYSQNMMKWMETSKSSSEPISMRIVEVNGQIIGTITYYWEHQQSLWLEMGIVLYCSTTWSKGVGTRALKLWSSHLFNHLPIARVGLTTWSGNERMMRAAAKAGLQIEGRMRKCRIVEGKHYDSIRMGMLREEWEQLSSPDV, from the coding sequence ATGAAGGAAAATGCGATCGTTGAAGGTGACCTAGCACTTCGGTGCATAGAAGAGGCGGATCTACTAGAGCTATATCAACTTATATATAGTGAAGAGGTTCCAGAATGGAAGCAATGGGATGCTCCGTATTTTCCACTTGAGCATGAGAGATATACTCAGTACAGTCAGAATATGATGAAGTGGATGGAGACATCAAAGTCAAGTTCTGAACCAATCTCGATGAGAATTGTTGAGGTCAATGGTCAGATTATTGGCACGATAACTTATTACTGGGAGCATCAACAATCGTTATGGCTTGAAATGGGGATTGTTCTTTATTGTTCTACAACGTGGAGTAAGGGTGTTGGCACCCGTGCACTTAAGCTTTGGTCAAGCCATTTGTTTAACCACTTGCCGATTGCAAGAGTTGGATTAACGACGTGGTCAGGTAATGAACGAATGATGCGAGCAGCGGCCAAAGCTGGACTTCAGATCGAAGGTAGAATGCGCAAATGCCGTATTGTGGAGGGGAAGCACTACGATTCCATCCGTATGGGAATGCTGCGTGAGGAATGGGAACAGCTATCTTCTCCAGATGTATAG
- a CDS encoding spore germination protein — translation METGSTLEQVKTRLLGVTDIVYQPFQIGSIHCELIYIQSIVDTATMREAIVKPLLEEASRGEVDPMLTARIVSGSFFTLDSQLTDSTEQLVNDIVSGNAVLHLDGLPNWVVFSIQNYQKRSIPESTNEVVVVGPQEAFIEDIHANMSLLRHKIKHPDFKMIQFTIGKYTKTIVYVVYIEGLCKPDILENVLTSLNEIDMDSSLGVSYLSEFLEDHPLSPFPQYQYTERPDSVAAALVEGRISVMQDGTPFSLVIPVTFFSLMQSSEDYYQRFHSASFIRIIRLLFAFFAFLLPSVYVAVTTFHPEIIPTNLLITIASARENIPFPALVEAFIMEITFEGLREAGIRIPKPLGQTVSIIGGIVIGQAAVQAGIVSAPLVIVVSITGIAAFIIPHFELGLAFRLLRFPVLLVGGTLGLFGVVISIYLIYWYMVSLRSFGVPYMQPFAPLVLRDIKDTFVRVPWFLMKKRTKAYAADNETRQDTP, via the coding sequence ATGGAAACAGGCAGTACGCTTGAACAGGTGAAGACCCGTCTATTGGGCGTGACGGATATTGTCTATCAGCCCTTTCAGATTGGTTCAATTCATTGTGAGCTCATCTACATCCAATCCATTGTAGATACCGCCACGATGAGAGAAGCCATCGTCAAACCACTGCTGGAAGAAGCATCACGCGGCGAAGTTGACCCCATGCTTACAGCGCGAATTGTTAGTGGCTCTTTTTTCACACTGGACTCACAGCTCACCGATTCGACTGAACAACTGGTGAATGACATCGTCTCTGGCAATGCGGTTCTCCATTTAGATGGGTTGCCCAATTGGGTTGTGTTCTCGATTCAGAATTATCAGAAACGTTCTATACCTGAATCCACGAACGAGGTGGTCGTGGTTGGGCCCCAAGAAGCGTTTATTGAAGATATTCATGCAAATATGTCTCTACTTCGGCACAAAATTAAACACCCTGATTTCAAAATGATCCAATTCACCATCGGCAAATATACCAAAACCATAGTCTATGTTGTGTACATTGAAGGGTTATGCAAACCGGATATTCTTGAGAACGTGTTGACCAGTTTAAATGAGATTGATATGGATAGCAGTTTAGGCGTGAGTTATTTATCTGAGTTTCTAGAGGATCATCCGCTGTCTCCATTTCCCCAGTATCAATATACCGAGCGACCAGATTCTGTTGCAGCTGCACTCGTTGAGGGGCGCATTAGTGTTATGCAGGATGGCACACCATTTTCACTAGTTATTCCTGTCACCTTCTTCTCCTTAATGCAATCTTCTGAAGACTACTATCAACGGTTTCATTCTGCTTCATTCATTCGGATCATTCGTTTGCTATTTGCCTTTTTTGCATTTTTGCTGCCTTCGGTCTACGTAGCAGTTACCACTTTTCATCCGGAGATCATCCCAACTAACCTGCTAATTACTATTGCATCCGCGAGGGAAAACATTCCTTTTCCTGCATTGGTTGAAGCCTTCATTATGGAAATCACCTTCGAGGGGCTGCGTGAAGCTGGGATACGTATTCCCAAGCCGTTAGGGCAAACTGTGTCCATAATAGGCGGTATTGTCATTGGTCAGGCAGCTGTGCAGGCAGGTATTGTCTCTGCCCCACTGGTGATCGTCGTTTCCATTACAGGTATTGCCGCATTTATCATTCCACATTTTGAATTAGGGCTGGCATTTCGACTTCTTCGATTTCCAGTGTTACTCGTCGGTGGAACGCTAGGTCTGTTCGGCGTAGTCATCTCGATCTACTTAATCTACTGGTACATGGTAAGCCTACGCTCCTTCGGAGTTCCCTATATGCAGCCCTTTGCGCCACTTGTCCTTCGAGATATTAAAGATACATTTGTTCGCGTGCCTTGGTTTCTAATGAAAAAAAGAACCAAAGCTTATGCAGCAGATAATGAAACGAGGCAGGATACGCCATGA
- a CDS encoding Ger(x)C family spore germination C-terminal domain-containing protein, translating into MEWIAREPLFHLSSYVMVAMGKAKDVSDLTPVFEETPSDVLREFSTEENLLKTQTLNVYASDKMNQGFAASMLQAKQLPMVSEEGKQKKWVSQIGGAIFKQMRMVGTLSDDEARAVAWAGRKLESMAISIQTNKVKASMTLFNMDSDIRVRLVNGEPFFDINLTGKGELNSVIPILKAKDVISVKSMQVEASKKINEHLKQAIDTAQHQGADILNLGYRLEWKYPKIWSKLRPQWTTYVKNNLQFRVNTQINIQFVGSESSY; encoded by the coding sequence ATGGAGTGGATTGCAAGGGAGCCCCTATTTCATCTGAGCAGTTACGTAATGGTCGCTATGGGTAAGGCAAAAGACGTGTCTGACTTAACTCCTGTCTTCGAGGAAACACCAAGTGATGTACTGCGCGAATTCTCCACCGAGGAAAATTTGTTAAAGACGCAGACACTTAACGTTTATGCTTCAGACAAAATGAATCAGGGCTTTGCCGCATCTATGTTGCAAGCCAAGCAACTACCGATGGTAAGTGAAGAAGGTAAACAGAAAAAGTGGGTAAGCCAGATCGGCGGAGCCATCTTCAAGCAAATGCGCATGGTGGGGACACTTTCAGATGATGAGGCTCGCGCTGTTGCCTGGGCTGGTCGAAAACTAGAGTCGATGGCCATCTCCATCCAGACGAACAAAGTAAAAGCCAGCATGACTCTCTTTAATATGGACTCAGACATTCGTGTCAGATTAGTCAATGGGGAGCCCTTCTTCGACATAAATCTAACGGGTAAGGGCGAGCTGAATTCGGTCATCCCGATTTTGAAAGCCAAGGATGTTATAAGCGTGAAGTCGATGCAAGTGGAAGCAAGTAAAAAAATTAATGAACATCTGAAGCAAGCCATTGATACCGCACAACACCAAGGAGCAGATATTTTGAATCTAGGTTACCGCTTGGAGTGGAAGTATCCTAAGATCTGGTCTAAGCTTCGTCCTCAATGGACAACGTATGTGAAGAACAATCTGCAATTCCGCGTTAATACACAGATCAACATTCAGTTTGTTGGATCAGAGTCCAGCTATTGA
- a CDS encoding MarR family winged helix-turn-helix transcriptional regulator encodes MPNIEDNRELSLQLFVVLVRAYNSVTSKSNRDIQSHGLNTTEFGVLDLLYHKGPQALQKIGEKVLMSSGNITYVVDKLQNKNLLVRRASKEDRRVIYAELTEEGRQLFTQIFPQHHQVIIDTVDGLEPSEKAEAIRLLKKLGLAAEGKTDLRS; translated from the coding sequence ATGCCGAACATAGAGGACAATCGGGAACTTTCTTTACAATTATTTGTAGTTCTCGTCCGAGCATACAATTCCGTTACATCTAAATCCAATCGTGATATTCAGAGTCATGGGCTAAATACAACCGAATTCGGTGTACTTGATCTGTTATATCACAAAGGTCCTCAGGCTCTGCAGAAGATTGGGGAGAAGGTTCTGATGTCTAGCGGAAATATCACATACGTTGTCGATAAATTGCAGAATAAAAACCTTCTGGTTCGTAGAGCATCCAAGGAGGATCGACGTGTAATTTATGCGGAATTGACAGAAGAGGGACGACAACTCTTCACACAAATTTTTCCTCAGCATCACCAGGTCATTATTGATACAGTTGACGGATTGGAACCTTCCGAGAAAGCGGAAGCGATTCGACTGTTGAAGAAGCTGGGGCTTGCTGCAGAAGGTAAAACCGACTTGCGTTCATAA